Proteins found in one Erwinia sp. SLM-02 genomic segment:
- a CDS encoding sugar-binding transcriptional regulator, which produces MIRQNEIRLMVKIANLYYNEGSKQAEIATALNLSQSFVSRMLNRSVREGIVKISVVQPDNVFPQLERGIEQRYGIQQAIVVDVAEDDDAAQVRKAIGAAAAHYLETRLRNGELVGISSWSSTIRAMVSEMHPQTVKVDGVIQLLGGVGVNGNVQATILTQDLANRLSCRAWLLPAQSIEGSVTSRDLLAASKDVSEVLHKFNEVTTAVVGIGDMEPSQLLRHSGNFYDKTMLLSLTEKGAVGDICLHYFNAAGQPVLNEDEDPAIGMTLAQLKACPHAIALAGGQEKVTAIKAALSGGYLNVLITDYPTARALMED; this is translated from the coding sequence ATGATCAGGCAAAACGAAATCAGATTGATGGTTAAAATCGCCAACCTTTATTACAACGAAGGTTCCAAGCAGGCCGAGATTGCCACCGCGCTGAATCTTTCTCAGTCTTTTGTTTCCCGCATGCTGAATCGCAGCGTTCGCGAGGGGATTGTGAAAATCAGTGTGGTTCAGCCTGATAACGTGTTTCCGCAGCTTGAGCGCGGGATTGAACAGCGCTACGGCATTCAGCAGGCGATCGTCGTGGACGTTGCGGAGGATGACGATGCGGCGCAGGTGCGCAAGGCCATCGGTGCCGCCGCCGCGCACTATCTGGAAACGCGGCTGCGCAACGGCGAGCTGGTGGGGATTTCTTCCTGGAGCAGCACCATCAGGGCGATGGTCAGTGAAATGCACCCGCAGACGGTCAAAGTTGACGGTGTGATCCAGCTGCTCGGCGGGGTGGGGGTGAACGGCAACGTGCAGGCCACCATTCTGACCCAGGACCTGGCAAACCGGCTCAGCTGCCGCGCGTGGCTGCTTCCGGCGCAGTCTATCGAAGGCTCGGTGACCAGCCGCGATCTGCTGGCGGCAAGTAAGGATGTCAGTGAGGTGCTACACAAGTTTAATGAAGTGACCACCGCCGTGGTCGGCATCGGTGATATGGAACCGTCGCAGCTGCTGCGCCATTCGGGCAACTTCTACGATAAAACGATGCTGCTGTCGCTGACCGAAAAAGGCGCGGTAGGGGATATCTGCCTGCATTATTTCAATGCGGCGGGCCAACCGGTGCTGAATGAAGATGAAGATCCGGCGATTGGCATGACGCTGGCACAGCTGAAAGCCTGCCCGCACGCCATTGCGCTGGCGGGCGGGCAGGAGAAGGTGACGGCGATTAAAGCGGCGCTGAGCGGCGGGTATCTTAACGTGCTGATTACCGACTACCCCACGGCGCGCGCGCTGATGGAAGATTAA
- a CDS encoding transketolase, which translates to MNPFRYDVPELQKKARAIRRRIIELNANSPAGGHTGADLSQVEILTALYFRILNCAPDRTDSEDRDIYIQSKGHAVGGYYCVLAEAGYFPTEWLPTYQHADSRLPGHPVRQKTPGIELNTGALGHGLPVAVGLALAAKKSNHARRIFVVTGDGELAEGSNWEAALVAAHYGLDNLIIINDKNKLQLAGATRDILNTDPLAEKWRAFGLDVTECRGNDMQDVVDTLEGLKPAGKPQVIIANTEKGFGISFIQGQPEWHHRVPKGEEIALALEELNDE; encoded by the coding sequence ATGAATCCTTTCAGATATGATGTGCCGGAACTGCAGAAGAAGGCTCGCGCCATACGTCGCCGCATCATTGAGCTGAACGCCAACAGCCCGGCGGGCGGCCACACCGGCGCGGACCTGTCGCAGGTTGAAATCCTGACGGCGCTCTATTTTCGCATACTGAACTGCGCGCCGGACCGCACCGACTCGGAGGATCGGGATATCTATATCCAGTCCAAAGGGCATGCGGTGGGCGGCTATTACTGTGTTCTCGCCGAAGCAGGCTATTTTCCGACCGAGTGGCTGCCCACCTATCAGCATGCGGATTCGCGCCTGCCGGGCCATCCGGTGCGGCAAAAAACCCCGGGTATTGAGCTGAACACCGGGGCGCTCGGCCACGGCCTGCCGGTTGCGGTTGGCCTGGCGCTGGCGGCGAAAAAGAGCAACCACGCTCGCCGCATCTTTGTGGTGACCGGAGACGGTGAGCTGGCCGAAGGCAGCAACTGGGAAGCCGCGCTGGTCGCCGCTCACTACGGGCTGGATAACCTGATTATCATCAACGATAAAAATAAACTGCAGCTGGCCGGTGCCACCCGCGACATCCTGAATACCGATCCGCTGGCGGAAAAGTGGCGGGCCTTCGGGCTGGATGTGACCGAGTGCCGGGGCAACGACATGCAGGACGTCGTGGACACGCTGGAGGGCTTAAAACCCGCCGGAAAACCACAGGTTATTATCGCCAATACGGAAAAAGGCTTCGGGATCTCGTTTATCCAGGGGCAGCCGGAATGGCATCACCGCGTGCCAAAAGGCGAAGAGATCGCGCTGGCGCTGGAGGAACTGAACGATGAGTAA